One Prochlorococcus marinus XMU1408 genomic window carries:
- the cdaA gene encoding diadenylate cyclase CdaA translates to MNFWWLINLRVLLDVLFASALGVLLFTRVKEQRTLWLLRGYLFLVSLAWFVQRFANLPITSKLVDALVLACSLSLAILWQGELRRLMELLGTGRLAVILGNTQKEFRASSNTFAQLTEAAGRLSQNRKGALIVVDMGSDLRPEDFLFPGVPIDAQLSSELLLNLFAADTPLHDGAVLVKGNRIISAGVILPLSRQGISRYGTRHLAALGITERFDRCICVVVSEESGTLSLASQGRLERPITSSRLLDLLKDFLDPSNPSASKSTSTNSSLKSTSSTIEPKVGQSRVNLGNSNDSKESLN, encoded by the coding sequence GTGAACTTTTGGTGGCTTATAAACTTGCGTGTCCTCCTTGATGTCTTATTTGCTTCAGCTCTTGGGGTCCTCCTTTTTACAAGAGTTAAAGAACAAAGGACATTGTGGCTTTTAAGAGGCTATCTCTTTTTAGTTTCATTAGCGTGGTTTGTTCAGCGGTTTGCGAATTTACCAATCACTTCAAAACTGGTAGATGCATTGGTATTGGCCTGCTCATTATCTTTAGCAATTTTGTGGCAAGGAGAGCTAAGGCGATTGATGGAATTATTAGGAACTGGAAGATTAGCTGTAATTCTTGGTAATACTCAAAAAGAATTTAGAGCAAGCTCAAATACTTTTGCTCAATTAACTGAAGCTGCAGGGCGCTTATCGCAAAATAGAAAAGGGGCATTAATCGTTGTTGACATGGGGAGTGACTTGCGTCCTGAAGATTTTCTTTTCCCCGGTGTTCCAATAGATGCTCAATTGTCATCTGAGTTGTTATTAAATCTTTTCGCGGCAGATACTCCTCTTCATGATGGAGCTGTTTTGGTAAAGGGAAATAGAATTATCTCAGCAGGAGTTATTTTGCCGCTTTCGAGGCAAGGAATAAGTAGATATGGGACTAGACATTTGGCGGCTCTGGGGATAACTGAACGATTTGATAGATGTATTTGTGTTGTGGTTTCAGAAGAATCAGGTACCTTATCTTTAGCAAGTCAAGGACGACTGGAGAGACCAATCACTAGCAGTCGATTACTTGATCTTCTGAAAGATTTTTTGGATCCTTCAAATCCCTCTGCATCTAAGTCCACCAGCACGAATTCTTCATTGAAATCGACTTCTTCTACTATTGAACCTAAAGTTGGTCAGTCTAGAGTTAATCTTGGGAACAGTAATGACAGTAAGGAGTCTTTGAATTGA